One stretch of Paenibacillus sp. FSL R5-0341 DNA includes these proteins:
- a CDS encoding YpdA family putative bacillithiol disulfide reductase, translating to MEDVIIIGGGPCGLSAAIECERLGLSAVIVEKYNIVQSIYLYPTHMQFFSTAELLEIGNVPFSTPNDKPFRYEALAYYRRVAEHFGLRVHNYEEAREIKRKDDGTFEVHTLNRRGEAIVHVGRNVVVATGYFDHPNYLGIPGEDKDKVTHYFREAHPYTRTRVAIIGGSNSAVDAAMELVRVGAHIDMVYRGSGLSEHIKPWVRPLFESMVTKGRITLHLESRVNEILDDSIRLIHTDGSTSELDNDFVLAMTGFRPDRHLLASVGVEMSDDMDKPVYDAQTMESSVPGIYVGGVIASGRNANEVFIESGRWHGRYIAEHIVSRQRGQTEGK from the coding sequence ATGGAAGATGTCATTATTATCGGCGGAGGCCCATGCGGTCTGTCTGCTGCCATTGAATGCGAGCGGCTGGGACTGTCCGCTGTGATTGTTGAGAAATACAATATCGTCCAATCTATTTATCTGTATCCAACCCATATGCAGTTTTTCAGCACAGCCGAGCTGCTTGAGATCGGAAACGTTCCGTTCAGCACACCTAATGATAAACCGTTTCGTTATGAAGCACTCGCCTATTATCGCAGGGTAGCCGAACATTTTGGCCTGCGTGTTCATAACTATGAGGAAGCCCGTGAGATCAAACGCAAGGATGATGGCACGTTTGAGGTACATACGCTCAATCGACGCGGGGAGGCCATCGTACATGTTGGACGCAATGTAGTTGTAGCTACCGGTTATTTTGACCATCCTAACTATCTGGGCATTCCTGGAGAAGACAAAGATAAAGTAACCCACTATTTCCGGGAAGCCCACCCTTATACCCGTACGCGTGTTGCCATTATTGGTGGAAGCAACTCCGCGGTGGACGCGGCCATGGAACTGGTTCGTGTCGGAGCACATATTGATATGGTTTATCGCGGCAGTGGTCTGTCTGAACACATCAAACCATGGGTACGTCCGCTATTCGAAAGCATGGTGACAAAAGGCCGTATCACGCTTCATCTGGAATCACGCGTGAATGAAATATTGGATGATTCGATTCGTCTGATACACACGGATGGTTCCACTAGCGAACTGGATAACGACTTTGTTCTGGCCATGACCGGTTTCCGCCCGGATCGCCATCTGCTCGCTTCCGTAGGTGTAGAGATGTCCGATGATATGGATAAACCCGTATATGATGCGCAAACGATGGAAAGCAGCGTACCTGGTATATACGTGGGCGGAGTCATCGCTTCTGGGCGTAATGCCAATGAAGTCTTTATTGAATCCGGACGCTGGCATGGTAGGTACATTGCGGAACATATCGTTAGCAGACAACGTGGACAGACTGAAGGGAAATGA
- a CDS encoding NUDIX domain-containing protein codes for MNLPARDLAQYIAKRSHIVVKAAVRAENEQGELLLIQHAEHGYWRMPAGEMRPGEAIEDAAHRELWEETGWTTNTMTLEGLYSGPDLRYLHASGDEEYYVIALFRTQIIQDDLVESRVNSDAGLKFFALESLPPLNEISRILLAQDIAE; via the coding sequence GTGAATCTGCCAGCCCGAGATTTGGCCCAGTATATCGCAAAACGCTCTCATATTGTTGTAAAAGCGGCGGTGCGGGCTGAGAACGAACAAGGTGAATTGCTGCTGATTCAGCACGCTGAGCATGGTTATTGGCGTATGCCAGCCGGTGAGATGCGTCCAGGTGAAGCCATTGAGGATGCTGCACACCGGGAGTTATGGGAAGAGACAGGTTGGACGACCAATACCATGACACTGGAAGGTCTGTATTCGGGGCCTGATCTTCGGTATCTGCATGCGAGCGGAGATGAAGAGTATTATGTCATTGCCTTGTTCCGGACACAGATCATTCAGGATGACCTTGTGGAATCGCGTGTAAATAGTGATGCGGGTCTGAAGTTTTTTGCGCTGGAGTCGTTACCACCTCTGAATGAGATTAGCCGAATTCTGTTAGCGCAGGATATTGCGGAATAA
- a CDS encoding metalloregulator ArsR/SmtB family transcription factor: MQLEKIVAYHKALADPTRLRMLLLLAQGELHGQALAERLNLSQPTVTHHASKLREAALIKERREKNTVYFTLNPSFIRENAQASVDFIFKREEVTDMSDVNETLKASVMRNFFSKDGRLRQIPAQYKKKLIVLGHLVEQLEFGWKYTEKEINTFIKQYHEDFATIRREFIMHQFMYREEEIYELNPKEMWTRWDQVK; encoded by the coding sequence ATGCAGCTGGAGAAAATTGTAGCTTATCATAAAGCGTTAGCTGACCCGACCCGGCTGCGCATGCTGCTGCTGTTGGCCCAGGGTGAACTGCACGGACAGGCCCTTGCCGAGCGGCTCAATCTGTCACAGCCAACCGTGACACATCATGCTTCCAAGCTGAGAGAGGCGGCGCTGATCAAGGAACGACGGGAGAAAAACACCGTGTATTTCACACTCAATCCTTCGTTTATCCGTGAAAATGCACAGGCTTCGGTTGATTTTATCTTCAAGCGAGAGGAGGTTACGGATATGAGTGATGTGAACGAAACATTGAAAGCGTCGGTCATGAGAAATTTTTTCTCCAAAGATGGACGACTGCGTCAGATTCCGGCTCAATATAAGAAAAAACTGATTGTACTTGGTCATCTGGTAGAGCAGCTTGAATTCGGTTGGAAGTATACGGAAAAAGAAATCAATACATTTATAAAGCAATACCATGAAGACTTTGCCACGATTCGTCGGGAATTTATCATGCATCAGTTCATGTACCGGGAAGAGGAGATCTATGAATTGAATCCGAAGGAAATGTGGACGCGCTGGGATCAGGTCAAATAA
- a CDS encoding L,D-transpeptidase — MPDYRIIVDLSDHMLYLLDGNQVIKGYPVATGKMLTQTPSGEFTIINKQSNPGGPFGVLWMGLSAPHYGIHGTNEPWSIGKSVSHGCIRMYNSDVLDLSSKVSVGTRVTIRP, encoded by the coding sequence ATGCCAGATTATAGGATCATTGTCGATCTGTCTGACCATATGTTATATCTTCTGGATGGCAATCAGGTGATCAAGGGCTATCCTGTGGCAACCGGAAAGATGCTCACACAGACTCCGAGCGGGGAGTTCACTATTATTAACAAACAATCTAATCCAGGAGGGCCATTTGGCGTGTTGTGGATGGGACTGTCTGCACCCCATTATGGCATACACGGAACCAATGAGCCTTGGTCCATTGGCAAATCCGTCTCCCATGGTTGTATACGCATGTACAACTCGGATGTACTGGATCTGTCTTCCAAGGTATCTGTAGGCACGAGGGTAACGATCCGGCCGTAG
- the rsgA gene encoding ribosome small subunit-dependent GTPase A, with translation MGGIFILDIHIKKYGWSAKWQELWQETGMEEQEKKPARIIADHGHLQRLITEEGECWGRISGRMRHDSLETSLAPAVGDWVAITGQAGEEAIIHNLVPRQSRVSRQAAGPVTKEQLIAANVDTLLIVAALNHDFNLRRLERYVLMAWNGGVRPVIVLSKSDLCNNVEEQIRSVEGVAPGVEVLAISAVEDQGKSLLERYLQPGLTVALTGSSGSGKSTLVNWMMGEDVQLTQSVREGDSRGRHTTTHREMFVLPQGAVLIDTPGMRELNLWDEGSDGLSHAFGEIEELAATCRFLDCSHTREAGCAVKEAIQDGTLDEKRLSNYLKMQKELQYQQRKEEVATRRRTASSKPASSRKPKHSRSVKEWEEA, from the coding sequence TTGGGAGGAATTTTTATTTTAGATATCCATATTAAGAAGTACGGCTGGTCTGCAAAGTGGCAGGAACTGTGGCAAGAGACAGGGATGGAAGAGCAGGAGAAAAAGCCAGCCAGAATTATCGCAGACCATGGACATCTGCAACGTCTGATTACAGAAGAGGGCGAATGCTGGGGAAGAATTTCGGGCCGAATGCGTCATGATAGTCTGGAGACCAGCTTGGCACCAGCGGTTGGAGATTGGGTGGCCATTACAGGTCAGGCAGGTGAAGAAGCGATTATTCACAATCTGGTGCCACGTCAGAGCCGGGTCTCGAGACAAGCCGCAGGTCCGGTGACCAAGGAACAATTAATCGCCGCCAACGTCGATACACTGCTGATCGTGGCAGCACTTAATCATGATTTCAACCTTAGACGGCTCGAAAGATACGTGCTGATGGCATGGAATGGTGGGGTAAGACCAGTCATTGTCCTGAGCAAAAGTGATCTGTGCAACAATGTGGAGGAACAGATCCGAAGTGTAGAAGGAGTAGCTCCAGGCGTTGAAGTGCTCGCGATATCCGCTGTGGAGGACCAAGGCAAATCGTTACTGGAAAGATATTTGCAACCAGGGTTGACTGTTGCGCTCACAGGATCTTCTGGCAGTGGCAAGTCTACGCTGGTGAACTGGATGATGGGTGAGGATGTACAGCTTACACAATCCGTCCGTGAGGGAGACAGCCGTGGGAGACATACAACAACACACCGGGAGATGTTTGTACTCCCACAGGGAGCTGTATTGATCGATACTCCAGGCATGCGTGAGCTTAATCTCTGGGATGAAGGCAGTGATGGATTGTCCCATGCGTTTGGAGAAATTGAAGAACTTGCCGCCACGTGCAGATTTCTGGATTGCAGTCATACAAGGGAAGCTGGATGTGCAGTGAAAGAGGCCATACAAGATGGTACATTGGATGAAAAACGGCTGAGCAATTATCTGAAGATGCAGAAAGAATTGCAATATCAACAACGTAAAGAAGAAGTGGCAACGAGAAGGCGTACAGCCTCCAGCAAACCGGCCAGTAGTCGCAAACCCAAGCACTCCCGTAGTGTGAAAGAGTGGGAGGAAGCCTGA
- a CDS encoding HesB/YadR/YfhF family protein — MSTIHVSDQAARWYKEELNLNEGDSIRFFARYSSGGGLHPGFSLGIAVEKPRHPADQTEVSGIQFFMEDHDYWYLKGHQLHVDIVDEGQDIEYRYTEI; from the coding sequence ATGAGTACCATACATGTATCCGATCAAGCTGCTCGCTGGTACAAGGAAGAACTGAATTTGAACGAGGGAGACAGCATCCGATTTTTTGCCCGTTATAGCTCTGGCGGAGGTCTTCATCCTGGATTTTCGCTCGGCATTGCTGTGGAGAAACCAAGACATCCTGCGGATCAAACCGAAGTGTCGGGGATTCAATTCTTTATGGAAGATCACGATTATTGGTATCTGAAAGGGCACCAACTGCATGTGGATATCGTTGATGAAGGTCAGGATATCGAATATCGTTATACTGAAATATAA
- a CDS encoding DUF441 domain-containing protein, which translates to MDMTSLLLLGFAALGIISSNTPVTVAMVFLLLLRVLNLNQAFPWLEKYGLTLGIIILTIGVMAPLASGKMSLQTIGESFLHWKSLLAIGVGLLVAYLGGRGATLMGTQPTVVAGLLIGTVLGVALFKGVPVGPLIAAGILSLLLGKS; encoded by the coding sequence ATGGACATGACCTCCCTGCTGTTGCTCGGATTTGCGGCCCTCGGGATTATCAGCAGCAACACACCGGTGACCGTAGCGATGGTATTTCTGTTGTTGCTACGAGTTCTGAACCTGAATCAGGCATTTCCATGGCTCGAAAAATACGGACTTACACTGGGAATTATCATTCTGACCATTGGCGTGATGGCACCTCTTGCTAGTGGCAAAATGAGTCTGCAGACCATCGGCGAGTCTTTCCTGCACTGGAAATCACTGCTCGCCATTGGCGTAGGATTACTAGTGGCATATCTCGGTGGACGAGGCGCTACGCTGATGGGTACACAACCAACTGTCGTTGCCGGGCTGTTAATCGGAACGGTACTCGGCGTTGCTCTGTTCAAGGGTGTTCCTGTGGGGCCATTGATCGCGGCGGGAATATTGTCGTTGTTACTGGGCAAATCCTGA